GTCGAGATCGTTCTGGTCGTAGAGGCCGGGAAGCGTGTTCTTGCACTTCGTCTTCTCGAATTGCGGGAAGCGATGGGCCAGAGCCGGCCAGACGACGTTCTCGAAATAGTCGTGGTCGACGTCGAAATTGTAGCCCCGCGGCTCTTCGAGCGTGGGCACGCCGCCTGAGTACCCCTTGCCTTCCGGCCGGAAAGCAAGACGCTCGGGGTCCTTGAGGTAGGGCAGCGGCTCGATCGGTTCTTCGGATTCGAAGTAGTGCTCGAAGCGGCGGAGCGGCTCGATCGGAACCTTGAAGCCCAGCATCGCGCAGAGGTCCTTCGCCCACGCGCCCGCGGCATTGACGAACTGGCTGGCCTCGATCTGCGCGCCGGATTTGAGGTGAGCGCGCAGAACGGCATTGCCCTGGCGGTCAAAACCCGTGACCTCGTCTGCCACGAAGTCCGCCCCGAGCGACCTGGCCTTCTTGCGGAACCCCATGAGGACGCTGTGGGGATCGAGCCAGCCGTCGTCGGGCGAGTGGACCGCGGCGCCGAGGTCCGAAACGTTCATCGACGGGAACTTGTGCTTGAGTTCGTCGGGCTCAAGCCAGACGACATTACAACCCATCTCCGTTTCGGTCTCGAAGTTGCTTTTCAGCATGTCCCGGGCGGAAGGAGGCACGATAAAGAGGTAGCCGTTCTTCTTGAGGCCGATCTCCGCCTTTTCGCCGTCGACGGCCATCGTCTCCGAGAAATTGTCGAAGAACGGAATGCTGAAATTCGACAGGGCGATGTTTTCGGGCAGGGAGAAGAGGCGACGCACGCCGCCCGATGCCCGGGGCGTAGACGCGAGATTGTAGGTCGGGTCGCGCTCGATCACCGTCACGCCGACGCTGGGGTCCTGCGTTTTCAGGAAGTAGGCGAGCGCCGCGCCGATGGCCCCGCCGCCTACGATAACAATGTCCGTTTTCATCTTCGTCCTTCCTTTTCGGAGATATTCGGAGGTTCTCAGAGCAGGCCGCGGTCTACACTCTCAGTGAGGTCGTCCGGTAAACCACCGGTTTCATAGCGTTTGGCCGTCAGGGCTTCCGCATAGGACGGGACCGCCCTTCCGGCTACCCAATCGGCGCAGATCGACCCGCTCATGGTCGCCGTCATGGTTCCGAAGCCCGAAGGCGCGGCAGCCATGAATGCACCCGGTGTCCTCATCGGACCGATCAGCGGCCAGTTTTCCTTGGTCATCGTGTAGTAGCCGCCATAGTGATGCGACTGCCGCGGAAGACGGCCGATGTAGTTCGCGAGCCCCGGCTGAAGACGGCTCGCCGCCCGTAGCACTAGGTCGGGGAACTGGGTATCGATCGGCTCCGCGTCATGCGGGTCGGATGCCGTCGAATTGTAGGCCCAGCCGAGCTTGATCCACTTCCCGCTTTCCGGGCCGTCGGGCCGGCAATGGATGCCTCCAACCATCGGCCTGGTGAACTTCTCTGTCGCTGGATCGCTTTCGAGCAACTCGCGTTCCTCGTCGGTCCAGGAAAGGGTCGGTCCGTCGAGGTCGATCGTAAACGGGAGATTCCTTGGAACGACACCCAGATGGTCCTCAAAACTTATCTTCTGCTGGTACACGTTGAGGACGGGAACGTCTTCGCCGATGTATCCCGCGACATCCCGAACGAACGGTCCACCCGCGTTGACCAGCTTCTCCGCTGAAAGCGTCTTAGTCTCACCGCCCCTGTCGATCGAAAGCTCGAACCTCGAACCCGCGGTCACGGAGACAACGTTTCCGCGAATTAACACTCCACCCGCCTCGCGAATGCGCTCGAGCATGAACTGGCCGAGCTGCTGACCGCTTATCGATCCGGCGCGCCGGACATGAATAACCGCCTCGACATCTGGAGCGTATGCGGGAAACGCCTTCCGGATCAGCGCGCGGTCCTTGATGACATCGAAGCCGCCGGGGGCCTTCGACCAGTCCGAGGTCGATTCGAGATAAGAGTCGTGAGGGCCGGAACCCGAATGAATACGCACGAAGCCGTCTGCATCGCCGTAAGCCCTATGAAGCCCGTCGACCAGGTCCGACGGATCGCTTCTGCGGGTCACCAGCGCGTAGCCTCGCCGCGTCATGTTGATCCGGTTGCCGCTTTCCCGGGCGATGTCTTCGAGCAGTCCGATACTGTCGTCCGTCAGCCTCCTCATGACTTCGTCCGGCCACCAGTTGCGGTAGTTTTCTCCCGATTGAGCAGAGGTCAGGCTCATGGGATCGCGCGGGTCGATCAGGGCGATGCTGCGAATTCCATGCCTGGCGACGAGATAGTACGCAACGGAAATACCCATGATCCCCGCGCCGACCACCGCGACTTCGACACCGTTCAACTGACTTGCCATCGACGATCCCTATCGTGCCTCCGCTACTGTCGCGGACATTATCCAACCTTTGATGATTGCATACGATATGGAAATCTTTTATACAATACCCAACTTCGCAATCTCCTCCTTCGGGGAGTGCGTTCACTAACTGGAGGTCCGGAAAAATGTACGGTGAGAAACTGGAGCTGTTGATCGACGGAGAATGGGTGGGTGCCGACGTGCGCGACAGCGTCGCCTTGATCAATCCGGCAGACGGTAGTGAACTTGCCCGCCTCCCCCGCGCCACGAAGAGCGACCTTGACCGCGCCCTCGATGCTTCGGGCCGTGCCTTCAAATCCTGGAAGAGGACGACCGCCGCGCACCGTTGGGAAATCCTGAGCCGCGCCGCCGACCTCATCGAAGCACGCAAGTCCGACATCTCCCGGACCCTGACAATGGAGAACGGCAAGTCCCTGACCGAGGCCAACGGGGAAGTCCAGTTCTGCGCAGACGCGACCCGGTGGTACGCCGAGGAGGGCAAGAGGGCTTACGGGCGCATCATCCCCTCCCGCAATCTCGACGTTCGTCAGCTGGCCTTCAAAGAGCCGGTCGGCCCCGCCCTCGGTTTCGCAGCCTGGAACTTTCCAGGCGGCAACGTCACGCTGAAAATCGCGGCCGCGCTGGCTGCCGGGTGCACCATCATTATCAAGCCCAGCGACGAAACTCCCGGTACAGCCGTCGCGATCGCGCGCTGCTTCCATGACGCCGGCGTTCCCCATGGCGCGCTCAACCTCGTTCTGGGGCCGTCCGCACCGACGGCGGAGCATCTCATCGCATCGCACATTCCCAAGAAGGTCTCGCTCACCGGGTCCACCCCTGTCGGCAAACTCCTGCAGCGCCAGGCCTCCGAAACCTTGAAACGGTGCACGATGGAACTGGGCGGTCACGCGCCGGTTGTCGTTTTCGAAGACGCCAGCCTCGAAAAGACCCTCGATGTCCTCACCGCGTCGAAGTTCCGCAACGCGGGACAGGTCTGCACCTCGCCCACCCGCTTCTACGTCCATGAGAACGTCTACGAGCGTTTCGTCAAAGGACTGACGGACCGGGCCAGCCGGATCGTCGTCGGCAACGGCCTCGAGCAGGGAACTCAGATGGGCCCGCTGATCGCCGAACGGCGGCTCGATCTCATGGACGGCTATGTCAAGGACGCAGTCGCGGGCGGCGCAACGGTGACGCTTGGCGGCGAGCGACGCGGCGGCAAGGGTAACTTCTACCTTCCGACGGTCCTGCGCGACGTGCCCGACAACGCGAAAGTGATGAACGAAGAGCCGTTCGGCCCCCTCGCGCTCCTCGCGCCCTTCAGGGAAATGGACGAGGTCATCGAACGCTCGAACGCTTTGCCGTGGGGGCTCGCGGCTTACGTCTTCACCCAGAGCGCGGCCATTTCGGCGACCATGAGCGAGGAACTCGAAGCCGGGGTCGTAGGCGTAAACCACACCTCGGTTCACGAAGCCGAGACCCCGTTCGGCGGCGTCAACGAGTCGGGTTACGGCGCCGAGAGCGGAATTGAAGGTCTGGAGGCCTACCTCCGGACAAAGTTCGTCGCCGAGAAGCGGGTCTAACGGTCGGAAGGATTCGTCGTGAAAGCAAACGGGCATCAGCGCCGGCCAGCGCCCGAGCTGGTACGCGATGGGGTGAGAGAGGCGATTTTCAGCGGTAACCTTCCCGAGGGAACGCAACTGCGCCAAGACCAGCTCGCGGAGCAATATGGCACGAGCCGTATCCCCGTTCGCGAAGCGCTACGGCAACTCGAATCCGAGGGGCTGGTCAGGATCGAACCGAACAAAGGCGCGGTCGTGACCAGCCTGTCCGTCGCCGACGTACTGGAGATGCTGGACATCCGGATCGCGCTGGAATGCCACGCGTTACGCCTGGCCGTGCCGAACATGGCCGAAGAGGACTTCACGTACGCGGAGAGCATTCTCGAGACCTACAATGCCGATCCCGACCCGGAGCACTGGGGCGCGATGAACTGGAGATTCCACTGGACGCTCTACTCGCCGTGCAATCGCCCGAGGCTCCTCCAGATGATCGAGGCCAACTATGGGCACGTGAACCGCTTCGTGAGAATGCAGGTATCTCTTGCCGCCGGCAAGGAACGCCCGCAGCGCGAACACAAGCAGTTGGTGGACTTCTGCCGGGCCGGCGCGGTCGAGAAAGCCGTGGCGCTCCTGGAAACACATATCGAGCAGACGCAGAAGTCGGTGAGGGCGAGCCGCCGTCATCGGGGATAGACGCGCCCGCGCCTATCCCCGCGACAGATTCATTTGCCGTTCGCGCGTTGCGAAAGCAGGGTGCCGCCGAACGCCCAGTTGTCTGAAGAGACATCGGCGAACACGATGCTGACCGACTCCGGCGTGCATCCGCAATGCTCGACGATCGCGTCGGTGACCGCTTTTGCCGTCTTCTGCTTCTGTTCGACGGTCCGGCCTTCGGAGAGATCGATTCTGACCCAGGGCATTTTGGTTGTCCTTTCGAATTTTCCTGCGCGGCGACAGTTCGACACGCAGTTTGGGTTTGACACGACTTTATACAATACATATAAATCGTATCCAATAGCTTCAACAGGAAATCGACAGCTCTTTCGCAGGAAAACCAGGCATGCACTACGACTACGTGATTGTGGGCGCGGGATCAGCGGGATGCATCGTTGCGTCCAGGCTGTCGGAGGACCCCAAGGTAAAGGTACTCGTGATCGAAGCCGGCGGGTCGGACCGCAGTCTGATCATTTCCATGCCCGCGGCGCTCCCCTTCGCGTATCAGAGCAAGAAGCTAGGCTGGGGGTACCAGTCGGGTCCCGAGCCGAACCTCGGCGGACGCACCATCGATGAGAAACGCGGCCGGGTAGTCGGCGGCTCGTCCTCGATCAACGCGATGCTGTTCAACCGCGGCAACGCGCTGGACTTCGACAGCTGGGCCGAGGACGGGCTCACCGACTGGGACTACGCTCACTGCCTGCCCTACTTCAGGCGGATGGAAACCTTCCAGGATGGCTCGAACGAATGGCGCGGTGGCGAGGGGCCGATGAAAATCAGCCGTTGCAAAGCGTCCCACAAACTTCACGACGTGTTTCTGCGAAGCGGCGAACAGGCGGGATACTCCGTCACTCCCGATCACAACGCGTTCCGCCAGGAAGGGCTTCATATCGCTCAGGCGTTCATCCACGACGGCTCCCGCTGGACACCGGCGCATGGCTACCTCCATCCCGCGAGAAAACGGGGCAATCTCACCCTGATGTCGAACACCACGGTCCGGAGAGTGGCGGTGGAAAACGGGGCAGCCGTGGGGATCGAAATCGAAAGCCCCGACGGCCCGAAGCTCATCACCTGCGAGCGCGAAGTCATCCTTTGCGCGGGCGCATTCAACAGCCCACAGATTTTGATGCTTTCGGGAATTGGCGACCCCGACGAACTGCGCGCGCACGGTATCGAACTGAAGGCGGAGGCACGCCAGGTAGGCAAGAACCTGGAGAACCACCCGGGTGTGAATCTGCAGTACACGACCAGTTACGAGGACTCTCTCGTCTCAGAACTCAACCTGTTCGGTCAGGCGAAACTCGGAGCCGACTGGCTTCTGCGAAAGAAGGGGCTTGGTACCTCCAACTTCTTCGAAACCGGGGCTTTCCTGCGTACGAATTCGGAAGTCACCTATCCGAACATGCAGTTCGAGTTTCTGCCGCTCACGCGGCAGCTCAAGAACGGGAAGCTCGTTGCGATTCCGGGCTTCCAGTTCTGGATGGACCTCTCCCGTCCACAAAGCCGCGGCCGGGTGTCCCTCCGCTCGTCCAGTCCGAAAGACCCGCCTTCGATCGTGTTCAACCATCTCAGCACGGCCCAGGACGTCAAGGATATCATCGACGGCATCAGGATGGCGCGCGAGATGATCCGCCAGCCGGCCTTCGACAAGTACCGAGGCCTCGAACTCGCGCCAGGTCCGGACGTTCAGTCGGACAGCGAACTCGAAGCGTTCATCCGCGCCAATGTCGGTACGTCCTTCCATCCGGCGGGGACCTGTCGAATGGGAACGGACGCGGAAGCGGTCGTCGATGCCGAGGCAAGGGTGAAGGCCGTTCGGAGGCTGCGCGTCGTCGACGGCTCGATCATGCCGAAGATCGTGACGGCCAACCTCAGCGCCTCGATCATGATGATGGCTGAGAAAATCTCGGACAGGATTCTCAACAGGGCACCGCTTCCGCCCTCCTCCGCTCCTTTCTATCAATCTGCCCGCTGAGGCCTCTGGCCGTCCTGGGCAACTCGGAGAATAGCGCCATGAAGATACTGGTCACCGTTAAGCGGGTCGTCGACTACAACGTCAAAATCCGCGTAAAGCCCGATGGCTCGGGCGTGGACCTGGCGAACGTGAAGATGTCGATGAACCCTTTCGACGAGATTTCGGTCGAAGAGGCGCTACGCCTCAAAGAGGCGGGCAAGGCTGACGAAGTCGTCGTGGTTTCCGTGGGCTCGGCCAAGGCGGAGGAGACCCTCAGAACCGCGCTGGCCATGGGAGCTGATCGCGCCATCCTGGTCGAGACGGAGGAGAATGTCGAACCTCTCGCCGTCGCCAAAATCATCAAATCTGTCGCGGAAGCCGAAAAGCCCGGTCTCGTAATCGTAGGCAAGCAGGCGATCGACGACGATTCGAACCAGACCGGCCAGATGCTGTCGGCTCTCCTCGGATGGCCTCAGGCGACATTCGCCTCGAAGGTCGAAATCAAGGACGGCTCCGCCGATGTCAGCCGTGAGGTCGATGGCGGTCTCCAGACCATCAACATCAAGCTTCCGGCCGTCGTGACTTCCGATCTTCGCCTGAACGAGCCTCGCTACGCCTCCCTTCCCTCCATCATGAAGGCGAAGAAGAAGCCGGTCGACAGGAAGCCGCTCTCCGAACTCGGCATCGACGTTCGCTCGCGCCTGACCGTGCTCAACACCGAGGAACCCGGCGGCCGCAAGGCGGGTATCAAGGTCGCTTCCGTCGCCGAGCTCGTGGAGAAGCTCAAGGCAGAGGCAGGCGTACTCTAAACCGATCGGACAGGGATTTCACAGATGACCATTCTTTTGCTTGCAGAACACGACAACGCCAGCGTCAACGACCAGACCGCCAAAGCCATGACGGCAGCATCCCAGATCGGAGGCGACGTGCACGTGCTCGTAGCGGGGAGCGACGCGAAGGCGGCAGCCGATGCCGCGGCCGCCATCTCGGGGGTCGCGAAGGTCCTTCTCGCCGACGATCCGCGTCTCGCCAACCAGCTGGCGGAACCGCTTGCCGATCTTATCGTCTCCCTGGCCGCGGGCTACGACACGATCATCGCGCCAGCGACCGCGACGGCCAAGAACGTTCTGCCGCGCGTAGCCGCGCTCCTTGACGTAATGCAGGTGTCTGAAATCACGGAAGTCGTTTCGGCCGACACCTTCAAGCGGCC
This DNA window, taken from Shinella zoogloeoides, encodes the following:
- a CDS encoding NAD(P)/FAD-dependent oxidoreductase, whose product is MKTDIVIVGGGAIGAALAYFLKTQDPSVGVTVIERDPTYNLASTPRASGGVRRLFSLPENIALSNFSIPFFDNFSETMAVDGEKAEIGLKKNGYLFIVPPSARDMLKSNFETETEMGCNVVWLEPDELKHKFPSMNVSDLGAAVHSPDDGWLDPHSVLMGFRKKARSLGADFVADEVTGFDRQGNAVLRAHLKSGAQIEASQFVNAAGAWAKDLCAMLGFKVPIEPLRRFEHYFESEEPIEPLPYLKDPERLAFRPEGKGYSGGVPTLEEPRGYNFDVDHDYFENVVWPALAHRFPQFEKTKCKNTLPGLYDQNDLDGNVIMGPGADGLENFHMLAGFSGHGLMHAPGCGLAMAELLLRGRYETMDLTRFGWQRVIDNAPLRERGII
- a CDS encoding NAD(P)/FAD-dependent oxidoreductase; its protein translation is MASQLNGVEVAVVGAGIMGISVAYYLVARHGIRSIALIDPRDPMSLTSAQSGENYRNWWPDEVMRRLTDDSIGLLEDIARESGNRINMTRRGYALVTRRSDPSDLVDGLHRAYGDADGFVRIHSGSGPHDSYLESTSDWSKAPGGFDVIKDRALIRKAFPAYAPDVEAVIHVRRAGSISGQQLGQFMLERIREAGGVLIRGNVVSVTAGSRFELSIDRGGETKTLSAEKLVNAGGPFVRDVAGYIGEDVPVLNVYQQKISFEDHLGVVPRNLPFTIDLDGPTLSWTDEERELLESDPATEKFTRPMVGGIHCRPDGPESGKWIKLGWAYNSTASDPHDAEPIDTQFPDLVLRAASRLQPGLANYIGRLPRQSHHYGGYYTMTKENWPLIGPMRTPGAFMAAAPSGFGTMTATMSGSICADWVAGRAVPSYAEALTAKRYETGGLPDDLTESVDRGLL
- a CDS encoding NAD-dependent succinate-semialdehyde dehydrogenase, with the translated sequence MYGEKLELLIDGEWVGADVRDSVALINPADGSELARLPRATKSDLDRALDASGRAFKSWKRTTAAHRWEILSRAADLIEARKSDISRTLTMENGKSLTEANGEVQFCADATRWYAEEGKRAYGRIIPSRNLDVRQLAFKEPVGPALGFAAWNFPGGNVTLKIAAALAAGCTIIIKPSDETPGTAVAIARCFHDAGVPHGALNLVLGPSAPTAEHLIASHIPKKVSLTGSTPVGKLLQRQASETLKRCTMELGGHAPVVVFEDASLEKTLDVLTASKFRNAGQVCTSPTRFYVHENVYERFVKGLTDRASRIVVGNGLEQGTQMGPLIAERRLDLMDGYVKDAVAGGATVTLGGERRGGKGNFYLPTVLRDVPDNAKVMNEEPFGPLALLAPFREMDEVIERSNALPWGLAAYVFTQSAAISATMSEELEAGVVGVNHTSVHEAETPFGGVNESGYGAESGIEGLEAYLRTKFVAEKRV
- a CDS encoding GntR family transcriptional regulator, producing the protein MKANGHQRRPAPELVRDGVREAIFSGNLPEGTQLRQDQLAEQYGTSRIPVREALRQLESEGLVRIEPNKGAVVTSLSVADVLEMLDIRIALECHALRLAVPNMAEEDFTYAESILETYNADPDPEHWGAMNWRFHWTLYSPCNRPRLLQMIEANYGHVNRFVRMQVSLAAGKERPQREHKQLVDFCRAGAVEKAVALLETHIEQTQKSVRASRRHRG
- a CDS encoding 2-hydroxymuconate tautomerase; this translates as MPWVRIDLSEGRTVEQKQKTAKAVTDAIVEHCGCTPESVSIVFADVSSDNWAFGGTLLSQRANGK
- a CDS encoding choline dehydrogenase, which codes for MHYDYVIVGAGSAGCIVASRLSEDPKVKVLVIEAGGSDRSLIISMPAALPFAYQSKKLGWGYQSGPEPNLGGRTIDEKRGRVVGGSSSINAMLFNRGNALDFDSWAEDGLTDWDYAHCLPYFRRMETFQDGSNEWRGGEGPMKISRCKASHKLHDVFLRSGEQAGYSVTPDHNAFRQEGLHIAQAFIHDGSRWTPAHGYLHPARKRGNLTLMSNTTVRRVAVENGAAVGIEIESPDGPKLITCEREVILCAGAFNSPQILMLSGIGDPDELRAHGIELKAEARQVGKNLENHPGVNLQYTTSYEDSLVSELNLFGQAKLGADWLLRKKGLGTSNFFETGAFLRTNSEVTYPNMQFEFLPLTRQLKNGKLVAIPGFQFWMDLSRPQSRGRVSLRSSSPKDPPSIVFNHLSTAQDVKDIIDGIRMAREMIRQPAFDKYRGLELAPGPDVQSDSELEAFIRANVGTSFHPAGTCRMGTDAEAVVDAEARVKAVRRLRVVDGSIMPKIVTANLSASIMMMAEKISDRILNRAPLPPSSAPFYQSAR
- a CDS encoding electron transfer flavoprotein subunit beta/FixA family protein is translated as MKILVTVKRVVDYNVKIRVKPDGSGVDLANVKMSMNPFDEISVEEALRLKEAGKADEVVVVSVGSAKAEETLRTALAMGADRAILVETEENVEPLAVAKIIKSVAEAEKPGLVIVGKQAIDDDSNQTGQMLSALLGWPQATFASKVEIKDGSADVSREVDGGLQTINIKLPAVVTSDLRLNEPRYASLPSIMKAKKKPVDRKPLSELGIDVRSRLTVLNTEEPGGRKAGIKVASVAELVEKLKAEAGVL